A window of the Aminivibrio sp. genome harbors these coding sequences:
- a CDS encoding MATE family efflux transporter encodes MADNTEALRSGPMGALLFRLSLPAALGMAVQASYSLVDAFFVGQGVGPAGIAAVSMTFPLQMIIMAVAQVGGVGGASIISRSLGAGRRKRAEKTAGTIFFVTWAAGLLLSVIWILLAPFLLRLIGTSGDILPLAEEYAAVLFLGAPFFAFSITANNFVRAEGNASFAMMTMIISAGINTLLDPLFILGFGWGVRGAAWATVISQGGTALWLGWYYLAGRSLVTFRWKHFLFRPSILAECLSVGAAAFARQGAASISLLAVNLALASAGGADAVAAYGIVNRVLLFAVMPVFGIVQGLLPVVGFNYGAKQYCRVASALRISIGASTVLCAAGAVLFFTVPEKMAGLFTSSPAVTALGADAARMLALGMPLTGFQIMASGLFQAIGKVRPSLVLSLLRQVIFLVPLVTVLAPVFGTAGVWGSFPAADLSAALVTWMMYRKEMRRLRQSCEDGGDDFPAGTAGS; translated from the coding sequence ATGGCAGACAACACCGAAGCACTGCGCTCCGGCCCCATGGGGGCCCTGCTCTTCCGCCTGTCCCTCCCGGCGGCCCTCGGGATGGCCGTCCAGGCATCCTACAGCCTCGTGGACGCCTTCTTCGTGGGTCAGGGAGTGGGTCCCGCCGGAATAGCCGCCGTCTCCATGACCTTTCCCCTCCAGATGATCATCATGGCGGTGGCCCAGGTAGGGGGTGTCGGCGGTGCCTCCATCATCTCCAGGAGCCTCGGCGCGGGCAGGAGAAAACGGGCGGAAAAAACCGCGGGGACCATCTTTTTCGTCACCTGGGCCGCGGGGCTGCTGCTCTCGGTCATCTGGATTCTCCTTGCCCCCTTCCTCCTCAGGCTCATCGGGACCAGCGGGGACATCCTCCCCCTGGCGGAGGAATACGCCGCCGTGCTCTTCCTCGGAGCCCCCTTCTTCGCCTTTTCCATCACCGCCAACAACTTCGTCCGGGCGGAGGGGAACGCCTCCTTCGCCATGATGACCATGATCATTTCCGCCGGAATAAACACTCTCCTCGACCCCCTGTTCATCCTCGGGTTCGGGTGGGGGGTGCGGGGCGCCGCCTGGGCCACGGTCATCTCCCAGGGGGGAACCGCCCTCTGGCTGGGGTGGTATTACCTGGCAGGGCGCAGCCTGGTGACCTTCCGATGGAAACACTTTCTGTTCCGGCCCTCCATCCTCGCCGAATGCCTTTCCGTGGGGGCGGCAGCCTTCGCCCGGCAGGGGGCCGCCAGCATCTCCCTGCTGGCGGTGAACCTGGCCCTGGCCTCCGCGGGAGGGGCCGACGCCGTGGCGGCCTACGGCATTGTCAACCGGGTCCTTCTCTTTGCCGTCATGCCGGTCTTCGGCATAGTCCAGGGACTCCTCCCCGTGGTGGGGTTCAACTACGGGGCAAAACAGTACTGCCGGGTGGCGTCCGCCCTCCGCATCTCCATAGGGGCTTCTACGGTTCTCTGCGCTGCCGGGGCCGTGCTGTTTTTCACCGTTCCGGAGAAAATGGCGGGGCTGTTCACATCCTCCCCAGCGGTCACGGCCCTCGGAGCCGATGCGGCCCGGATGCTCGCCCTCGGAATGCCCCTCACGGGCTTCCAGATCATGGCGTCGGGCCTTTTCCAGGCCATCGGGAAGGTCCGTCCCTCTCTCGTTCTCTCCCTGCTTCGGCAGGTCATCTTTCTCGTCCCCCTGGTGACGGTCCTCGCTCCCGTTTTCGGCACGGCGGGGGTGTGGGGCTCCTTTCCCGCGGCGGACCTCTCTGCCGCCCTGGTGACCTGGATGATGTACCGGAAAGAAATGCGCCGCCTCCGGCAAAGCTGCGAAGACGGCGGTGACGATTTCCCAGCGGGAACGGCCGGAAGCTAG
- the rpoD gene encoding RNA polymerase sigma factor RpoD, with protein MENDILNEKDILAEKEDILDEKVVKKEELSREDMAEYLGKVRDLISEGQGKGFLTQKDIERHLPLENWSEEILDNVMTSLQDMGIEMVSDEKEAAAAAPVAVAVDDDMLAQPTVDMEIGKLDDIPLTDPVRMYLREIGKVPLLDAAEEVELAKRVEAGDETAKKKIVDANLRLVVSIAKKYIGRGMLFLDLIQEGNLGLIRAVEKFDYRKGFKFSTYATWWIRQAITRAIADQARTIRVPVHMVETINKMVRISRQLVQRLGREPTDEEIAGEMEIEPSKVEEIRRIAQLPVSLETPIGEEEDSQLGDFIEDRDLPSPEEAAAGHMLHEQIEEMLDALSEREREVLHFRFGLEDGRSYTLEEVGKRFGVTRERIRQIEAKALRKLRHPSRSKKLKDFLD; from the coding sequence ATGGAGAATGACATTCTGAACGAGAAGGATATTCTGGCGGAGAAGGAAGATATCCTGGACGAGAAGGTCGTCAAGAAGGAAGAGCTGTCGCGGGAAGACATGGCCGAATACCTTGGTAAGGTGCGGGATCTCATCTCCGAAGGCCAGGGCAAGGGCTTCCTCACCCAGAAGGATATCGAGCGGCACCTCCCTCTTGAAAACTGGAGCGAGGAGATTCTCGACAACGTCATGACCAGCCTCCAGGACATGGGAATCGAAATGGTGAGCGATGAAAAGGAGGCGGCGGCAGCAGCACCCGTCGCCGTGGCGGTGGACGACGACATGCTCGCCCAGCCGACCGTCGACATGGAGATCGGAAAGCTCGACGACATCCCCCTTACCGACCCCGTTCGCATGTACCTTCGGGAGATCGGGAAGGTCCCCCTTCTGGACGCGGCGGAGGAGGTCGAGCTGGCCAAGCGGGTGGAGGCCGGAGACGAGACGGCGAAGAAGAAGATCGTGGACGCCAACCTCCGTCTCGTGGTGAGTATCGCCAAGAAATACATCGGCCGGGGGATGCTCTTCCTCGACCTCATCCAGGAGGGAAACCTGGGGCTCATCCGGGCGGTGGAGAAGTTCGACTACCGGAAGGGATTCAAGTTCAGCACCTACGCCACCTGGTGGATCCGGCAGGCCATCACGAGGGCCATCGCCGACCAGGCCCGGACGATCCGTGTTCCCGTCCACATGGTGGAGACCATCAACAAGATGGTCCGCATTTCCCGCCAGTTGGTCCAGCGTTTGGGCCGGGAGCCCACCGACGAGGAGATCGCCGGTGAAATGGAGATCGAGCCCTCCAAGGTGGAGGAGATCCGGCGCATCGCCCAGCTTCCCGTCTCCCTGGAGACTCCCATAGGCGAGGAGGAGGACAGCCAGCTCGGCGACTTCATCGAGGACAGGGATCTTCCCAGCCCCGAGGAGGCCGCCGCAGGGCACATGCTCCACGAGCAGATAGAGGAAATGTTGGACGCCCTCTCCGAGCGGGAGAGGGAAGTGCTTCACTTCCGCTTCGGCCTCGAGGACGGCCGGTCCTACACTCTCGAGGAAGTGGGAAAGCGGTTCGGCGTCACCAGGGAGCGCATCCGGCAGATCGAGGCCAAGGCCCTGAGGAAGCTCCGCCACCCCAGCAGGAGCAAGAAGCTCAAGGATTTCCTCGATTGA
- a CDS encoding tripartite tricarboxylate transporter TctB family protein gives MANKGMRWSPGDLFIPGLGMALAIYYLYTVWGLAPPAQLYGGSLSILCILLFLAAAVMVFRHRDAGREPVSGRLKALGVKYSRFVVMAVFTGLFIVIIPLTGYPLASVLFVAATAAFLHYGSLPRILKVSVIVTLVGFVLFILFLKVDLPLDAVSEKIKGVL, from the coding sequence ATGGCAAATAAAGGAATGCGGTGGTCACCGGGGGATCTTTTCATTCCCGGCCTCGGCATGGCCCTGGCGATCTACTACCTTTACACCGTTTGGGGCCTCGCGCCTCCGGCGCAGCTCTACGGAGGTTCCCTGAGCATCCTGTGCATCCTTCTGTTTCTCGCGGCCGCAGTGATGGTCTTCCGCCACAGGGACGCGGGGAGGGAGCCGGTTTCCGGCAGGCTGAAGGCCCTTGGGGTGAAGTACTCCAGGTTTGTTGTCATGGCGGTTTTCACGGGACTGTTTATCGTGATCATTCCGCTGACCGGCTATCCTTTGGCGAGCGTTCTCTTCGTGGCTGCCACGGCTGCCTTCTTGCATTACGGAAGTCTGCCCCGGATTCTCAAGGTGAGCGTCATCGTGACCCTGGTGGGTTTCGTTCTTTTCATTCTGTTTCTCAAGGTGGATCTGCCCCTTGATGCAGTTTCGGAAAAGATAAAGGGGGTTCTCTGA
- a CDS encoding tripartite tricarboxylate transporter permease, whose amino-acid sequence MWEMTLVSLNEIMGYWWLIPLGVGLGIFVGAVPGFSSTNVLIILLPFTLGMESGAGMAFMASLYSGSHMGGSIPAILFNVPGTGSAAATCFDGYPMTQQGRGQEALAIAFVASAIGGLFTTLITLGALPYLSKMVYYFGSIENFVIILFGIVLIGQIAGGSVLKGLIAGMFGLLLGAIGYDHVYSVPRATFGLVYLFDGMPRVPAIVGLFAISEAFSMIEKNTIIDPSQLASALKEGWQGTVRGIVVSFRKIGAVIRSALIGFVVGIIPGAGATIGSFVSYQQAMTFSKNKDQFGKGEPEGVIASEAANNGLTSGSLIPLLTLGIPGGGTAAVMMVVLQAHGVPIGPRLFQVMPQLAYGVVVAMLLAYIVMIFIGVPLAKSLAKMSFFPTKILAPTIISFTLIGSFVARGYLFDMWIALFFGVIGYILKRTGYSPHAVLLGVILGPLAEQYFLRALLLGNGNPAILFSRPLGNFLWILLAVSIVLPGIVAHFRKKGAAL is encoded by the coding sequence ATGTGGGAAATGACGCTTGTCTCTCTGAACGAAATCATGGGGTACTGGTGGCTCATTCCGCTCGGCGTGGGACTGGGGATTTTTGTCGGCGCCGTGCCGGGCTTCAGTTCAACCAACGTGCTGATCATCCTCCTTCCCTTCACCCTCGGCATGGAGTCCGGTGCCGGTATGGCCTTCATGGCCAGTCTCTATTCCGGATCCCACATGGGAGGTTCCATTCCGGCGATTCTCTTCAACGTGCCGGGAACGGGCTCTGCTGCGGCCACCTGCTTCGACGGTTATCCAATGACGCAGCAGGGGAGGGGGCAGGAGGCCCTGGCCATAGCCTTTGTCGCTTCGGCCATAGGCGGCCTCTTCACCACCCTTATCACCCTCGGGGCTCTTCCCTATCTCTCAAAGATGGTCTACTACTTCGGAAGCATCGAGAATTTCGTCATCATCCTCTTTGGTATCGTCCTCATCGGGCAAATAGCCGGCGGAAGCGTTCTGAAGGGCCTGATCGCCGGGATGTTCGGGCTGCTTCTCGGCGCCATAGGCTATGACCATGTCTACAGCGTCCCCAGGGCCACCTTCGGCCTGGTGTACCTCTTCGACGGCATGCCCCGGGTTCCGGCCATAGTGGGTCTCTTCGCCATCTCTGAAGCCTTCAGCATGATCGAGAAGAACACCATCATCGATCCGTCACAGCTTGCCTCAGCCCTCAAGGAAGGGTGGCAGGGAACGGTCAGGGGAATTGTGGTCTCCTTCAGGAAGATCGGCGCTGTCATCCGCTCCGCCCTCATCGGGTTCGTGGTCGGAATTATACCCGGCGCCGGAGCGACTATCGGGAGCTTTGTCAGTTACCAGCAGGCCATGACCTTCTCGAAGAACAAAGACCAGTTCGGGAAGGGAGAGCCGGAAGGAGTCATCGCCTCGGAAGCGGCGAACAACGGACTCACGAGCGGCAGCCTCATACCCCTGCTCACTCTCGGAATTCCGGGGGGAGGTACGGCGGCGGTCATGATGGTGGTTCTCCAGGCCCACGGAGTGCCCATCGGCCCGAGGCTGTTCCAGGTCATGCCTCAGCTCGCCTACGGCGTGGTGGTTGCCATGCTCTTGGCGTATATCGTCATGATATTTATAGGGGTTCCACTGGCGAAGTCCCTGGCGAAAATGTCCTTTTTCCCCACGAAGATCCTCGCCCCCACCATCATCTCCTTTACCCTCATCGGCTCCTTCGTGGCCCGGGGCTACCTCTTCGACATGTGGATCGCCCTTTTCTTCGGGGTCATCGGATATATCCTCAAGAGGACGGGGTACTCTCCCCACGCGGTGCTCCTCGGGGTCATTCTCGGCCCCTTGGCGGAACAGTACTTCCTGAGAGCCCTTCTCCTGGGGAACGGCAATCCGGCCATCCTTTTCTCCCGCCCTCTCGGGAACTTCCTCTGGATCCTTCTCGCGGTCTCCATCGTTCTGCCGGGCATCGTGGCCCATTTCAGGAAAAAGGGGGCGGCCCTGTAG
- a CDS encoding cobyrinate a,c-diamide synthase, with protein sequence MICPRIVLAGTNSGSGKTTVTMGLAAALSARGLTVQPFKAGPDYIDPGFHSAAAGRPCRNLDTMLLPRGRLLELFSRSAAAADMAVIEGVMGLFDGAGALDERGSTAHLAKILAAPVVLVVNGKAMARSAAALVAGFAGFDRRVAVKAVIFNNLGSEGHYRILREAVETETNLPVLGYLPRCESIALPERHLGLTPAAEHGAIGELTETVRRLTEEHIDVDRLIALAAAAPDLPAFRPSLFSSPPAAEARIAVAMDEAFHFYYQDNLDILEHLGAEIVPFSPLRDRDLPAGTEGIYIGGGFPEEFAAPLAGNVSIREGIRSAAEEGVPVLAECGGLMYLAERLEDRQGAVHPMAGVFPGVTRMGKRLQALGYHTGRLERAVLPGVKGTALKGHLFHWSQYDSEGNDHLFSLRLEKNGKLFRDGLARKNTFASYLHIHFGTNPAPAKRFLRTAARRAGRK encoded by the coding sequence ATGATCTGCCCGAGGATCGTTCTTGCAGGGACAAACAGCGGCTCGGGCAAGACCACCGTCACCATGGGGCTTGCGGCCGCTCTCTCCGCCAGAGGACTGACGGTGCAGCCCTTCAAGGCCGGGCCGGACTATATCGATCCCGGGTTTCATTCCGCCGCGGCGGGACGCCCCTGCAGAAACCTGGATACCATGCTCCTGCCCCGGGGGCGGCTCCTGGAGCTCTTCTCCCGGAGCGCAGCCGCGGCCGACATGGCCGTCATCGAGGGGGTGATGGGCCTTTTCGACGGGGCGGGCGCCCTGGACGAGCGGGGGAGCACCGCCCACCTGGCGAAGATTCTGGCCGCGCCGGTGGTGCTCGTGGTGAACGGAAAAGCCATGGCCCGCAGCGCCGCCGCCCTTGTGGCGGGATTCGCCGGGTTCGACCGGAGAGTGGCCGTGAAGGCCGTGATCTTTAACAACCTGGGCAGCGAGGGACATTATCGCATCCTCAGAGAAGCGGTGGAGACGGAAACGAACCTCCCTGTCCTCGGCTACCTTCCCCGGTGCGAATCCATCGCCCTCCCCGAGCGGCACCTCGGGCTCACACCGGCGGCGGAACACGGGGCGATCGGAGAGCTGACGGAAACGGTCCGCAGGCTGACCGAGGAGCATATCGATGTTGACCGCCTGATCGCCCTGGCAGCGGCGGCGCCGGACCTACCCGCCTTCAGGCCCTCCCTCTTCTCCTCACCCCCGGCCGCGGAGGCGCGTATCGCCGTGGCCATGGACGAGGCCTTTCACTTCTACTACCAGGACAACCTGGACATCCTGGAGCACCTCGGAGCGGAGATCGTTCCCTTCAGCCCCCTGCGGGACAGAGACCTCCCGGCGGGAACGGAGGGGATCTACATCGGAGGAGGTTTCCCCGAGGAGTTCGCGGCCCCGTTGGCCGGAAACGTCTCCATTCGGGAAGGGATACGGTCGGCCGCGGAGGAGGGGGTCCCCGTCCTGGCGGAGTGCGGCGGACTGATGTACCTTGCGGAACGGCTCGAGGACCGGCAGGGAGCGGTTCACCCCATGGCGGGGGTGTTCCCCGGCGTCACGAGGATGGGGAAACGCCTCCAGGCCCTGGGCTACCACACCGGAAGGCTGGAGCGGGCCGTCCTTCCGGGGGTGAAGGGCACGGCGCTGAAGGGGCACCTCTTCCACTGGTCACAGTACGACAGCGAGGGCAACGACCACCTTTTCTCCCTGCGTCTCGAGAAAAACGGGAAGCTCTTCCGGGACGGCTTGGCGAGGAAGAACACCTTCGCATCCTACCTCCACATCCACTTCGGCACGAACCCGGCCCCTGCGAAGCGGTTCCTCCGGACCGCCGCCCGGAGAGCGGGAAGAAAATAA
- a CDS encoding HAD family hydrolase — translation MFRCVIFDFDMTLVDSSYAIMDTMNMVAERQGLPLVTREQVLSVIGLPIRESWMKIWNRFDEEWLTEFRALFLEQEFAGIFPFPGTVSVLEALTEKRVALGIASNRQSPVNPLKAVGLSGYFRSVVGMGDVENAKPAPDMILKSMAELGFGKDDTLFVGDTADDMTAAAAAGVRSVGLTTGNFPPEGLFGAGAWKVMGTIEELLPLWDGAVS, via the coding sequence GTGTTTCGATGCGTGATATTCGACTTTGACATGACGCTCGTGGACAGCAGCTACGCCATCATGGACACCATGAACATGGTGGCGGAGCGGCAGGGGCTTCCTCTCGTGACCCGGGAGCAGGTGTTGTCCGTTATCGGGCTTCCCATCCGGGAATCATGGATGAAGATATGGAACCGTTTTGATGAGGAGTGGCTCACCGAATTCCGGGCCCTGTTCCTCGAGCAGGAGTTTGCGGGCATTTTTCCCTTCCCCGGAACCGTATCCGTTCTCGAGGCTCTCACGGAAAAAAGAGTGGCCCTGGGAATAGCCTCCAACCGCCAGTCGCCGGTCAATCCGCTGAAGGCCGTCGGGCTCTCCGGGTATTTCCGCTCCGTGGTGGGTATGGGCGATGTGGAGAACGCCAAGCCGGCCCCGGACATGATACTGAAGAGTATGGCCGAGCTGGGATTCGGGAAGGACGACACCCTCTTCGTGGGGGACACGGCGGACGACATGACGGCTGCGGCTGCGGCAGGGGTCCGGTCCGTAGGGCTCACCACCGGGAATTTCCCCCCGGAGGGCCTTTTCGGAGCTGGAGCCTGGAAAGTGATGGGCACCATCGAGGAACTGCTCCCCCTGTGGGACGGGGCCGTATCATGA
- a CDS encoding tripartite tricarboxylate transporter substrate-binding protein, which yields MRSRTPAGRYTPFSWFRRRSTAPFRAGKKHRSGTAEEEHGQTDFKFPDDFVYFACMDSDPAVLWVRKDGPFQTIQDLVEEGKKRPVTIATSRFPHPSTLAVLLLGEATGAQFNIIPYGGGNPARTAGLTGEVDAVTTFLSSSLDFASDVRFIVMFQNENKWKDISQNAPTPKEALGVEMPELGGNRAWAVSRQFRDKNPADYEKLVESFKKAFEDPRLREEWKKVGMDPQFLEFKDEAESMKMAQDMIETATKYKEILKGKK from the coding sequence ATGCGAAGCCGGACACCTGCAGGTCGATATACACCCTTCTCATGGTTCCGTCGTCGTTCCACCGCTCCGTTCCGGGCAGGGAAGAAACACCGTTCAGGGACTGCCGAAGAAGAGCATGGCCAAACGGATTTCAAGTTCCCCGACGACTTTGTCTATTTCGCCTGCATGGATTCCGATCCGGCGGTGCTCTGGGTTCGGAAGGACGGGCCGTTCCAGACCATACAGGATCTCGTGGAAGAGGGGAAGAAACGGCCTGTGACCATCGCCACCAGCCGGTTCCCCCATCCTTCAACCCTGGCGGTCCTGCTGCTCGGCGAAGCCACAGGAGCACAGTTCAATATCATACCCTACGGGGGCGGCAATCCTGCCCGTACAGCCGGTTTGACCGGAGAGGTGGACGCAGTGACCACCTTCCTGTCCTCCTCTCTCGATTTTGCTTCCGATGTGAGATTTATCGTGATGTTCCAGAACGAAAACAAATGGAAGGACATCTCCCAGAACGCTCCCACGCCGAAGGAAGCTCTTGGAGTCGAGATGCCTGAGTTAGGAGGCAACAGGGCATGGGCTGTATCCCGGCAATTCAGGGATAAGAATCCCGCCGATTATGAAAAGCTCGTGGAGTCTTTCAAAAAGGCTTTCGAGGACCCCCGACTCAGGGAAGAATGGAAAAAAGTCGGCATGGACCCTCAGTTCCTCGAGTTCAAGGACGAGGCTGAAAGCATGAAGATGGCCCAGGACATGATAGAAACAGCCACGAAATACAAGGAAATTCTCAAGGGGAAAAAATAG
- a CDS encoding chemotaxis protein, whose translation MQEVKKVITEVGTNEWQVVVFYLGDQTFAINVDKTREILRWPGCRTIPESHPSMIGITSVRGEVLPLLDLRVHLGIPGKIDLEHSKVIIAEFNDVKLGFVVDGVERIYRINSEELDSTLTGTFLGEYVLYVIKRDSRNVLLLDYEAIVQKVNPTLSERYTIDPVRTKAMTAPLGNLDDYRILVAEDSPLIRKQIADVLGQGGFHNVVLTVDGKEAWDRLSTPGETYDLLITDVEMPRLDGLALTRRVKEHGEFRNIPIIVFSSIMAKDIKNKAASVGAESQITKPEIPELVDHVCGLLGRKKEKKVSVG comes from the coding sequence ATGCAGGAAGTCAAAAAAGTTATAACTGAAGTGGGGACCAACGAATGGCAGGTGGTGGTCTTTTACCTGGGGGACCAGACCTTCGCCATCAACGTGGACAAAACCCGTGAAATCCTCCGGTGGCCCGGCTGCCGAACCATCCCCGAATCCCACCCGTCCATGATCGGCATTACCTCGGTGAGGGGAGAGGTGCTTCCCCTGCTCGACCTGAGGGTGCACCTCGGCATTCCCGGCAAAATAGACCTCGAGCACAGCAAGGTGATCATCGCCGAGTTCAACGACGTCAAGCTCGGATTCGTGGTGGACGGCGTGGAGCGGATATACCGCATCAACTCCGAAGAGCTGGACTCCACCCTCACGGGGACCTTTCTCGGCGAGTATGTCCTCTACGTTATCAAGAGGGACAGCCGGAACGTGCTGCTGCTCGACTACGAGGCTATCGTGCAGAAGGTAAACCCCACCCTGTCGGAGCGGTACACCATAGACCCGGTCCGGACGAAGGCCATGACCGCCCCCTTGGGCAACCTTGATGACTACAGAATTCTCGTCGCCGAGGACTCGCCCCTCATCCGGAAGCAGATCGCGGACGTGCTCGGCCAGGGAGGCTTTCATAACGTGGTCCTCACCGTCGACGGCAAGGAGGCATGGGACAGGCTCTCCACCCCGGGCGAGACATACGACCTTCTCATCACCGACGTGGAGATGCCCCGGCTGGACGGCCTGGCCCTCACGCGGCGGGTGAAGGAGCACGGGGAATTCCGTAATATACCCATTATCGTCTTTTCGTCCATCATGGCCAAGGATATCAAGAACAAAGCGGCGAGCGTCGGAGCCGAATCCCAGATCACAAAGCCCGAGATTCCCGAGCTGGTGGACCATGTCTGCGGCCTTCTCGGCAGGAAAAAGGAGAAGAAGGTTTCAGTCGGATGA
- a CDS encoding thioredoxin domain-containing protein, with product MTGHRNLLAGEKSPYLLQHADNPVNWHPWGDEAFRKAREEDKPLFVSIGYATCHWCHVMERESFSDSEVANLLNDACVPVKVDREERPDIDGNFMAVCRMMNGSGGWPLNVFLTPEGLPFFAATYLPKRGAAGRPGIVDMVPRVKWLWKTRREQVMQSAGSIRETLLKEALPAAGPCPGQAQAKAAFDELSRGYDSEWGGFSKEPKFPMPSWLLFLFRYWKRFGEGRAFSMARNTLAHIWAGGIHDHLGGGIARYATDRRWILPHFEKMLYDQALLLYTLAEFHKEKPDPLFEVFAEDLAGFVLREMTSPEGGFYSAFDADSEGEEGKYYLWTEEQIRNVLTREEAGVFLHSYGVLRGGNFKNEVTGRILGDNVLYGAVPPAEAAARFSLEPEELDGLLASCREKLLAERRNRPAPLLDDKILTDWNGLMIAGLALAGTVFGRKEWVTAAEKAARFIDLKLREKTGRLLHRYRDRDAAIPGFLDDYAFLAWGESELGAATGKKEHYLSAVKLMDILLEDFADGKKGGFFLNGEQDANLFLRRKEAYDGAILSGNAVAMANFIRLADPAGRKDFPDHARRTGGAFSGHVSKYPLSHAHLLTAALMF from the coding sequence ATGACAGGGCACAGAAACCTGCTCGCCGGAGAGAAATCGCCCTACCTGCTGCAGCACGCCGACAACCCTGTGAACTGGCATCCCTGGGGCGACGAGGCCTTCCGGAAGGCCAGGGAGGAGGACAAGCCCCTCTTCGTCTCCATAGGCTACGCCACGTGCCACTGGTGCCACGTCATGGAAAGGGAATCCTTCAGCGACAGCGAGGTGGCGAACCTCCTGAACGATGCCTGCGTGCCGGTGAAGGTGGACCGGGAGGAGCGCCCCGACATCGACGGAAACTTCATGGCGGTCTGCCGGATGATGAACGGCAGCGGGGGGTGGCCCCTGAACGTCTTTCTCACCCCCGAAGGACTGCCCTTTTTCGCCGCCACCTACCTGCCCAAGAGGGGAGCGGCGGGAAGGCCCGGGATAGTTGACATGGTCCCCAGGGTGAAGTGGCTCTGGAAGACCCGGAGGGAGCAGGTAATGCAGTCCGCCGGGAGCATTCGGGAGACCCTGCTGAAAGAGGCCCTTCCCGCGGCGGGACCATGCCCCGGGCAGGCCCAGGCGAAGGCCGCCTTCGACGAGCTGTCCCGGGGGTACGATTCCGAGTGGGGCGGCTTCTCGAAGGAGCCGAAATTCCCCATGCCCTCGTGGCTCCTCTTTCTGTTCCGGTACTGGAAGCGCTTCGGCGAAGGGAGGGCGTTCTCCATGGCCCGCAATACCCTGGCTCACATCTGGGCCGGGGGCATACACGATCACCTGGGGGGAGGAATCGCCCGGTACGCCACGGACCGCCGGTGGATTCTGCCCCACTTCGAGAAAATGCTCTACGACCAGGCGCTGCTTCTCTACACCCTGGCGGAATTCCACAAGGAGAAGCCGGACCCCCTGTTCGAAGTCTTCGCCGAAGACCTCGCCGGGTTTGTACTCCGGGAGATGACCTCGCCGGAGGGGGGCTTCTATTCCGCCTTTGACGCCGACAGCGAGGGGGAGGAGGGGAAATACTACCTCTGGACGGAGGAGCAGATCCGGAACGTTCTCACCAGGGAAGAGGCAGGCGTGTTTCTTCACTCCTACGGCGTTCTCCGGGGAGGCAACTTCAAAAACGAAGTTACAGGACGCATCCTGGGGGACAACGTGCTCTACGGGGCCGTTCCTCCCGCCGAGGCGGCGGCACGGTTCTCCCTGGAGCCGGAGGAGCTGGACGGACTGCTCGCCTCCTGCAGGGAAAAACTGCTCGCCGAACGCCGGAATCGCCCAGCGCCCCTGCTGGACGACAAGATCCTCACCGACTGGAACGGCCTCATGATCGCCGGCCTGGCCCTGGCGGGGACCGTGTTCGGCCGGAAGGAATGGGTAACGGCGGCAGAGAAGGCGGCCCGGTTCATCGACCTCAAGCTCAGGGAGAAGACCGGCAGACTGCTCCACAGGTACCGGGACAGGGACGCCGCCATTCCCGGATTCCTTGACGATTACGCCTTTCTTGCCTGGGGAGAGTCGGAGCTCGGTGCCGCAACCGGGAAGAAAGAGCATTACCTTTCAGCGGTGAAACTCATGGACATCCTCCTGGAGGACTTTGCCGACGGGAAGAAGGGGGGCTTCTTTCTCAACGGAGAGCAGGACGCCAATCTCTTCCTCCGGAGGAAGGAAGCCTACGATGGGGCCATACTCTCCGGAAACGCCGTGGCAATGGCAAATTTCATCCGTCTCGCGGATCCGGCGGGGAGGAAGGACTTCCCGGACCACGCCCGGCGTACCGGGGGAGCATTCTCGGGGCACGTTTCAAAATATCCCCTCTCCCACGCCCACCTTCTCACGGCCGCCCTGATGTTCTAG